One window of uncultured Trichococcus sp. genomic DNA carries:
- a CDS encoding DUF1054 family protein, with protein sequence MAENHFNKEDFNVFDIQGLDERMASIRERIQPKFRHFAGAGARLIALEEGAESVPVHIAKHLRRTKYAPENTWCAIGGDARGYKKYPHFQIGIAKEGVSFYLCLIDQPVKEKEMAAALLERIPELEKLPRDYVVSVDHTVPAVLPIENVDWEPVLIRLRDVKKAELLIGRKLAPADQRLATEAGTLAVMEETLHELLPIYRTCMEQYR encoded by the coding sequence TTGGCAGAAAATCACTTCAATAAGGAAGACTTCAACGTTTTTGACATTCAGGGACTCGATGAAAGGATGGCAAGCATCCGCGAACGGATCCAGCCCAAGTTCCGGCATTTCGCGGGAGCGGGGGCCCGCCTCATCGCTTTGGAAGAGGGGGCTGAGTCGGTGCCTGTGCATATCGCCAAGCACCTGCGCCGCACGAAATATGCGCCCGAGAATACTTGGTGCGCCATCGGTGGGGATGCGAGGGGCTACAAGAAATATCCGCATTTCCAGATCGGGATTGCGAAAGAAGGGGTCAGCTTCTACCTTTGTCTGATTGATCAACCAGTCAAAGAAAAAGAGATGGCTGCGGCTTTATTGGAGCGGATTCCGGAATTGGAGAAGCTGCCGCGTGATTACGTCGTTTCGGTCGACCACACCGTGCCGGCTGTCCTGCCGATAGAAAATGTCGATTGGGAACCTGTCCTGATCCGGCTGCGGGATGTAAAGAAGGCTGAACTGTTGATCGGCCGCAAGTTGGCGCCTGCCGATCAGCGTCTGGCGACTGAAGCAGGCACTCTGGCAGTGATGGAGGAGACGCTCCATGAACTGCTGCCGATCTACCGGACCTGCATGGAACAGTACCGCTAA
- a CDS encoding ABC transporter substrate-binding protein, translating to MKKWQKTIISLASIFTLAACGSQEGAADAADSTTSAAETEATVTIEDARGSVEVPKDPENVAVLDFGHLDTLIALGKEDAVTGTATENMPAYLADTADRFENVGTLKEPNVEALANLAPELIIISNRLVDFAEQLEGIAPVVVLSIDYTDYWGSVQKNITTLGTIFDEEDAAEEAIATLNGEIEAVQARTAGISEKALTLLLSDGSMSAFSTGSRFGFIHETLGFTPVDAAIEDSTHGQSVGYEGLLEINPQILFVVDRTAAIGTASDENAALLENDFVYQTDAYKQDKIINLSSDLWYLSGGGIESVHLMVEEIATDFQ from the coding sequence ATGAAAAAATGGCAAAAGACAATCATCAGTTTGGCTTCAATCTTTACCCTGGCGGCTTGCGGTTCCCAGGAAGGGGCTGCCGATGCGGCAGATTCAACAACTTCGGCTGCGGAAACCGAAGCAACGGTGACCATCGAGGATGCGCGCGGCTCCGTAGAAGTGCCTAAAGACCCTGAAAACGTGGCTGTTTTGGATTTTGGTCATTTGGACACGCTGATCGCCTTGGGCAAGGAGGATGCAGTCACCGGTACGGCGACCGAAAACATGCCGGCTTATCTGGCGGATACGGCAGATCGATTCGAGAATGTGGGGACACTGAAGGAACCGAATGTGGAAGCATTGGCGAATTTGGCGCCGGAACTCATCATCATTTCGAACCGATTGGTGGACTTTGCGGAACAATTGGAGGGAATCGCTCCTGTAGTCGTGCTCAGTATCGATTACACGGACTATTGGGGGTCGGTCCAAAAGAACATCACGACTTTAGGGACCATCTTTGACGAAGAGGATGCCGCGGAAGAGGCCATCGCAACCTTGAACGGGGAGATTGAAGCCGTGCAAGCAAGGACAGCCGGAATCAGCGAGAAAGCATTGACGTTGCTCTTGAGCGACGGCAGCATGTCCGCTTTCAGCACAGGTTCGCGCTTCGGATTCATCCATGAGACATTGGGCTTCACGCCTGTCGATGCAGCAATCGAGGATTCCACGCACGGACAGTCTGTCGGATATGAAGGGTTGCTGGAAATCAACCCGCAGATTTTATTTGTAGTCGACCGCACGGCGGCAATCGGGACAGCATCCGATGAGAACGCGGCATTGTTGGAGAATGATTTCGTTTATCAAACGGATGCATACAAGCAGGACAAAATCATCAACCTGTCTTCCGACTTGTGGTATCTCTCCGGCGGCGGCATAGAATCGGTCCATTTGATGGTCGAAGAGATCGCAACGGACTTCCAGTAA
- a CDS encoding iron chelate uptake ABC transporter family permease subunit encodes MKNVLKNRIIMKRLAVMAVALAFLYFFWNQGNGNLFIMKLRSAKLLTFAVISTSTAFATVSFQIVVHSNFLTPSILGVESFYRLLQTVLMFFSFSLLGSQLDVEWQFIFLLFMMLGSYFLLYRLSWNRKNYDMQVILMIGLVMGTFFNSISSFMQVLMDPNEYDKLQTKLFASFQNINDSVLVLAVPIAVFSIISLWRKRKVLEVLGLGTQTAKNLGVAVEKETKLTFMHVILLMTVSAALVGPMMFLGFVAANIAYRLFRTYSLNYLLPGASLLSFVMVVAGQFLAEEVFKLQTNLSILVELFGGIYFFWLLWKERSKL; translated from the coding sequence ATGAAGAACGTGTTGAAAAACCGCATCATCATGAAACGGTTGGCTGTGATGGCAGTGGCATTGGCTTTTCTTTATTTTTTCTGGAACCAAGGGAATGGTAATTTGTTCATCATGAAGTTGCGGAGCGCGAAGCTGTTGACATTTGCGGTCATCAGCACCAGCACGGCCTTTGCGACGGTCAGCTTTCAGATAGTCGTTCACAGCAATTTTTTGACCCCCAGCATTCTTGGGGTCGAATCCTTCTATCGCCTGCTGCAGACAGTATTGATGTTCTTCAGTTTTTCACTGCTGGGCAGCCAATTGGATGTGGAATGGCAGTTCATTTTCCTGTTGTTCATGATGCTGGGCAGTTACTTTTTGCTGTACCGGCTTTCTTGGAACCGGAAAAATTACGATATGCAGGTCATCCTGATGATCGGGCTCGTTATGGGGACCTTCTTCAACAGCATCAGTTCCTTTATGCAAGTGCTGATGGACCCGAATGAGTACGACAAACTGCAGACGAAGCTGTTTGCCAGTTTTCAGAACATCAATGATTCCGTACTTGTTTTGGCTGTTCCGATCGCTGTGTTTTCGATCATCAGTCTGTGGCGCAAGCGGAAAGTATTGGAAGTTTTGGGACTGGGGACACAAACAGCCAAAAATTTAGGGGTCGCTGTCGAAAAGGAGACGAAGCTTACCTTCATGCATGTCATCCTGTTGATGACAGTATCCGCAGCGCTCGTCGGACCGATGATGTTTCTCGGATTTGTGGCGGCGAACATCGCTTATCGGCTGTTCAGGACATATTCTCTGAATTACCTATTGCCTGGCGCGAGTCTGCTCAGTTTCGTGATGGTTGTGGCCGGACAATTCCTGGCGGAAGAAGTCTTCAAGCTACAAACGAATTTGAGCATTCTGGTCGAACTTTTCGGGGGAATCTATTTCTTTTGGTTATTATGGAAGGAAAGGAGCAAATTATGA
- a CDS encoding helicase HerA-like domain-containing protein — protein MRQELVIGQGDKPAIIHMNKLNRHGLIAGATGTGKTVTLKVIAEQLSKAGIPVFLADVKGDLASIAEPGELSEKIMERVTKLQPEDFEPRAFPVELLDIFGSNGVPVRTTISDMGPILLSRLLGLNETQEGIMNIAFKVADEKQLLLIDIKDLRAILNFVGDNATELRREYGNVSKQSIGAILRGLLVIEEQGGNLFFGEPMFDIQDLLKTDAEGRGYVNILMANRLFMSPKLYSTFLLWFLSELYEQLPEVGDLEKPKIVFFFDEAHVLFQDVPDVLEEKIELIVRLIRSKGVGVYFVTQNPTDLPNDILSQLGNKIQHALRAFTPKEQKTVKAVAETFRQVEGEELDKKLTELKVGEALVSFLDPEGIPGYVQQVMIYPPESKMGILDPLVKEEKINRSLLYYKYSEAIDRESSYEQLQRLSEIKAIELEENEELAARDREKAEQLKQLEKERQKEQTQQKRASSSRDSTMDRFTKNLMSQVGREVGRVISRGILGILKK, from the coding sequence ATGCGCCAAGAACTGGTGATCGGACAAGGGGACAAACCGGCAATCATCCATATGAACAAGCTGAATCGCCATGGCTTGATAGCCGGAGCGACCGGAACGGGGAAAACGGTGACGTTGAAAGTGATAGCGGAACAGTTGAGTAAAGCCGGTATTCCGGTATTTCTTGCGGACGTCAAAGGTGATTTGGCGAGCATTGCGGAGCCAGGCGAGTTGAGCGAAAAAATAATGGAAAGGGTAACGAAACTGCAGCCGGAGGATTTTGAGCCGCGCGCTTTTCCTGTTGAACTCTTGGACATCTTTGGATCGAACGGCGTGCCTGTGCGGACGACCATTTCCGATATGGGGCCAATCCTTTTGTCGCGTCTGTTGGGACTCAATGAAACCCAGGAAGGGATCATGAACATTGCGTTCAAAGTGGCAGATGAGAAACAGCTCCTGCTCATCGACATCAAAGATTTACGGGCAATCCTGAATTTTGTCGGAGACAACGCGACAGAGCTTCGCCGTGAATACGGCAATGTTTCAAAGCAATCGATCGGTGCGATCCTAAGGGGCTTGCTGGTGATCGAAGAACAGGGTGGCAATCTTTTTTTTGGGGAGCCAATGTTCGATATTCAGGATTTATTGAAAACAGATGCAGAAGGGCGCGGTTATGTGAACATTCTGATGGCGAACCGCCTGTTCATGTCACCAAAACTCTATTCGACCTTCCTGCTGTGGTTCCTTTCGGAGCTGTATGAACAATTGCCGGAAGTCGGGGACCTTGAAAAACCAAAGATTGTCTTCTTTTTTGATGAAGCGCATGTCCTCTTTCAGGACGTTCCGGATGTGCTTGAGGAGAAAATCGAACTCATTGTCCGGCTCATCCGTTCCAAGGGAGTCGGGGTCTATTTTGTGACGCAAAATCCCACCGACCTGCCGAATGACATCTTGAGCCAATTGGGCAACAAAATTCAGCATGCTTTGCGAGCCTTTACGCCTAAGGAACAGAAGACCGTCAAAGCTGTCGCCGAAACGTTCCGGCAGGTGGAGGGGGAAGAATTGGACAAGAAATTGACGGAGCTGAAGGTCGGTGAAGCGCTGGTCTCCTTTCTCGATCCGGAAGGAATTCCCGGCTATGTTCAGCAAGTCATGATTTATCCTCCGGAGAGCAAAATGGGCATCCTGGATCCGCTCGTCAAAGAAGAAAAGATCAACCGTTCTTTGCTGTATTACAAATACAGCGAGGCAATCGACAGGGAATCCTCCTATGAACAACTGCAGCGGTTGTCGGAAATCAAAGCGATTGAGTTGGAAGAAAATGAAGAGCTTGCCGCAAGGGACAGGGAAAAAGCCGAACAGTTGAAGCAACTGGAAAAAGAGCGGCAAAAAGAACAAACCCAGCAAAAACGAGCGAGCAGTTCCCGCGATTCCACGATGGACAGATTCACAAAAAATTTGATGTCGCAAGTAGGCCGGGAAGTTGGCCGTGTCATCTCCCGCGGCATCTTAGGCATCCTGAAAAAATAA
- a CDS encoding helix-turn-helix transcriptional regulator has protein sequence MDVNLKEVGSRIKSIRIMRGDSMESFGKKLDTSKAAVNNWEKGVNLPNNKRLKLIAEIGGTTVDFLLYGSLDDYARSLLNDLEKELNEDDSINKGAIPLIADEVEHRLFPKYLPRGFNDKDSLEKVFNEYKKDAIELWTNLDGLDVRLVTMIGSQLSSTLNDSLKYFYIDFYKNKDNSVHSGEKISKMSDEFIRRLHKLDDFNRTYVDALRFLDNDEIKKKIDKIDDYTDSLQQQIIL, from the coding sequence ATGGATGTAAATTTAAAAGAAGTTGGTAGTAGAATCAAAAGTATTCGCATCATGCGTGGGGATTCTATGGAGAGTTTCGGAAAAAAGCTAGATACAAGTAAGGCTGCAGTGAATAATTGGGAAAAAGGAGTAAACCTACCTAATAACAAACGGCTGAAGTTGATTGCCGAAATAGGAGGGACAACCGTTGATTTTTTGCTCTATGGATCCCTTGATGATTATGCTAGAAGTCTCTTAAATGATCTAGAAAAGGAATTGAATGAAGATGATTCGATTAATAAAGGTGCTATTCCTTTAATTGCGGATGAAGTGGAACATAGACTATTTCCAAAATATTTACCCCGTGGCTTTAATGACAAAGACAGCTTAGAAAAGGTTTTTAACGAATACAAAAAAGACGCTATAGAACTATGGACAAATTTAGATGGATTAGATGTCAGGTTAGTAACGATGATAGGCAGCCAATTAAGTTCTACCCTAAACGATAGTTTAAAATACTTTTATATTGATTTTTATAAAAACAAAGATAATAGCGTTCATTCCGGAGAAAAAATTTCAAAGATGTCTGATGAATTTATCAGAAGGCTACATAAGCTAGATGATTTTAATCGAACTTATGTGGATGCGCTTCGTTTTTTGGATAATGATGAAATAAAGAAAAAAATAGATAAAATTGATGATTACACAGATAGTTTGCAGCAACAAATAATATTATAA
- a CDS encoding site-specific integrase, with amino-acid sequence MPEIKKYAKKDGSAAYMFSLYVGTDPLTGKPKRTTRRGFATKKEATLSLSRLQLEIEKNGSLVTRNDTTLFEDVYLLWLDQYKDSVKENTFRQTKYAFRDYILPQLGGYRIDKITVPRCQKAVNTWAGQIGMFKLIKNYASTIFRYAISLGICSDNPMAKIQIPVKKKIVSDAADKKIDFYSREELTHFLYCVEKEAELKKLAFFRLLAFTGARKSEILALNWEDVDFTSKRLNIYKTLAIGEKGVIVNTPKTKTSKRIISLDERTLDILKAWRKEQRKVYFALGFNTSHKAQPVFTNQYNRHIRPSSVIYWMRSIAKKYQVREIKIHEFRHTHCSLLFESGATVLEVKERLGHANIEITMNIYAHVTKKQEEETADRFAKFMNM; translated from the coding sequence ATGCCAGAAATTAAAAAATACGCAAAAAAAGACGGTTCCGCTGCTTACATGTTTAGTCTGTACGTCGGCACGGATCCGCTCACCGGAAAGCCCAAAAGGACCACCCGGAGAGGTTTCGCGACAAAAAAAGAAGCCACCCTTTCCCTCTCGCGTTTGCAGCTTGAGATAGAAAAGAACGGCTCCTTAGTTACCAGGAATGACACAACCTTATTCGAGGACGTGTATTTGTTGTGGTTAGATCAATACAAGGATAGCGTGAAGGAAAATACCTTTCGACAAACTAAATATGCTTTCCGTGATTATATTTTACCGCAACTAGGCGGGTACCGTATAGATAAAATAACGGTGCCCCGATGTCAAAAGGCCGTGAATACCTGGGCCGGCCAGATCGGCATGTTTAAACTGATCAAAAATTACGCATCCACCATCTTCAGATATGCAATATCGCTCGGGATCTGCAGCGATAACCCTATGGCCAAGATCCAAATTCCTGTAAAAAAGAAAATTGTGAGTGATGCAGCTGACAAGAAGATTGATTTTTATTCGCGGGAAGAGCTTACTCACTTCCTGTATTGCGTGGAAAAGGAAGCGGAACTAAAGAAGCTCGCCTTCTTTCGGCTGCTTGCCTTCACCGGTGCCAGGAAGAGCGAAATTCTCGCCTTGAATTGGGAAGATGTGGACTTCACTAGCAAGCGGCTGAACATTTACAAAACGCTTGCTATCGGGGAAAAAGGGGTTATTGTGAATACTCCGAAAACCAAAACATCCAAGCGCATTATCAGTCTGGATGAGCGCACGCTCGATATACTGAAGGCATGGCGCAAAGAACAAAGGAAGGTATACTTTGCTTTGGGGTTCAATACTAGCCATAAGGCACAACCGGTATTCACCAATCAGTACAATCGGCATATCCGGCCAAGTTCCGTTATTTACTGGATGCGGTCCATTGCCAAGAAGTACCAGGTGAGAGAAATCAAAATACATGAGTTCCGGCACACGCATTGCAGCTTATTGTTTGAATCCGGTGCAACTGTCCTGGAAGTGAAGGAACGGCTCGGCCATGCCAATATCGAGATCACCATGAATATTTATGCGCACGTCACCAAAAAGCAAGAAGAGGAAACGGCTGACCGGTTCGCTAAATTCATGAACATGTGA
- a CDS encoding helix-turn-helix domain-containing protein, which produces MPRTKLKGYRVMLGKSQDEMAKMFGITKQAYSAKERGISRFTDKEMITIKEMLKPIFPEITIDEIFFS; this is translated from the coding sequence TTGCCTAGGACGAAACTAAAAGGGTACCGTGTAATGCTAGGGAAATCCCAAGATGAAATGGCTAAAATGTTTGGTATCACAAAGCAAGCGTACTCAGCAAAAGAAAGAGGGATAAGCAGATTTACGGATAAAGAAATGATCACGATTAAAGAAATGCTGAAACCTATTTTCCCGGAAATTACGATTGATGAAATTTTTTTTAGTTAA
- a CDS encoding ATP-binding cassette domain-containing protein: MRISNVSKAYEDEKVLDDISLAIEKGKITAFIGPNGAGKSTLLSVISRLLAKDEGILTINGKEIEAWQSDELARELSILKQQNAYQVRMTVRELVSFGRFPYTKGRLDDEDQTMIDKVLGYLNLEGFANRYLDTLSGGQLQRAAIAMILVQDTEYILLDEPLNNLDLKQSIVTMQTIRNLADELGKTILVVIHDVNFASVFSDNIIAMKNGKIFRSGSVEEVIRTQVLQELYEVPLEVITTADGKKHCTYQAI, from the coding sequence ATGAGAATCAGCAACGTCAGCAAAGCCTATGAGGATGAGAAAGTATTGGATGACATCTCATTGGCGATCGAGAAAGGGAAAATCACGGCTTTCATCGGTCCGAACGGGGCAGGCAAGAGCACGCTCCTTTCGGTCATCAGCCGTCTGTTGGCAAAGGACGAGGGCATATTGACGATAAACGGGAAAGAGATCGAGGCCTGGCAGTCTGATGAACTGGCTAGGGAGCTTTCGATACTGAAGCAACAGAATGCCTATCAGGTGCGCATGACGGTCCGTGAATTGGTCTCGTTCGGCAGATTCCCCTATACGAAGGGCAGGCTGGATGATGAAGATCAGACGATGATCGATAAGGTTCTGGGCTATCTGAATCTGGAAGGATTCGCCAACCGCTATTTGGATACCTTGTCTGGCGGACAACTGCAGCGGGCGGCGATTGCGATGATTTTGGTGCAGGACACGGAATACATCTTGTTGGATGAGCCGCTGAACAACCTCGATCTGAAGCAGAGCATCGTGACGATGCAGACCATCCGGAATCTGGCTGATGAACTGGGCAAAACGATTCTAGTCGTCATCCACGACGTCAACTTCGCTTCCGTTTTTTCGGACAACATCATCGCCATGAAAAACGGAAAAATCTTCCGGAGCGGCTCGGTCGAGGAAGTCATCCGGACACAAGTTTTGCAGGAATTATATGAAGTGCCATTGGAAGTCATCACGACTGCCGATGGGAAAAAACATTGCACTTATCAAGCAATTTGA
- a CDS encoding DnaB-like helicase C-terminal domain-containing protein, with translation MMIIEQQRQVLANLLLKPEIAAYVEIDDNWFIDRVDRQIINVIANSPGISSHTEIERAVRNIDPFSPVSEDLLFNIASDGEYLDTLAKTETLIESIKIAHFEDQLTRATRRYTENPTAANFGKMKEAIDSLDEAQRPKDDGRLDSSLDQLTERLNIDVSMGLKSFGMLDMTLGGGLKGGQLITIGARPGVGKTAFGVNLAEKVLERNRSARIDFFVLEMSQRSMVERFITSRTGIKTLNIQHAKKMTTAEEKKQLQETYRQFKQQNLRIYSNAFEVDDIVRTIRRNARENPEYLAIIDYLGLISVSDKRKQAYEKVSEITRKLKMLTNESDIPLVLFSQLNRGIEARQNKRPMLSDLRDSGSIEQDSNVVGFLYAEEQEGQEEITYLDIKKNREGNIGVNKFHFDKAAMRFEERYQ, from the coding sequence ATGATGATAATTGAACAACAAAGGCAAGTGCTTGCTAATTTACTTTTGAAGCCGGAAATTGCTGCATACGTTGAAATTGATGATAATTGGTTCATTGATCGGGTGGACCGTCAAATAATAAACGTGATAGCAAATTCACCTGGTATAAGCAGCCATACCGAGATAGAAAGAGCGGTCAGAAATATAGACCCCTTTTCTCCGGTTAGTGAAGATTTACTTTTCAACATAGCGAGCGATGGGGAATATTTAGATACGTTGGCCAAAACGGAAACGTTAATAGAATCCATAAAAATTGCACACTTTGAAGATCAGCTTACCAGGGCCACAAGGAGATATACAGAGAACCCAACGGCTGCAAACTTCGGAAAGATGAAAGAAGCGATTGACAGCCTGGATGAAGCACAACGGCCAAAAGATGATGGGCGGTTAGATAGTTCGCTGGATCAGCTAACAGAACGTTTAAACATTGATGTGTCAATGGGCCTAAAGAGCTTTGGCATGTTAGATATGACTTTAGGCGGTGGCCTTAAAGGTGGCCAGTTGATCACGATAGGAGCCCGGCCCGGAGTTGGTAAAACCGCCTTTGGTGTGAACCTGGCCGAAAAAGTGTTAGAGCGTAACCGATCGGCCAGAATTGACTTCTTTGTTTTAGAAATGTCGCAGCGGTCCATGGTTGAAAGATTCATTACAAGCCGAACCGGAATCAAAACGCTGAACATTCAGCACGCTAAAAAAATGACAACGGCAGAAGAAAAGAAACAGCTGCAGGAAACCTATCGGCAATTTAAACAGCAAAATCTGCGTATCTACTCAAATGCTTTTGAAGTTGATGACATTGTAAGGACCATCCGCAGAAACGCAAGGGAGAACCCGGAGTACCTGGCCATAATAGACTATTTAGGGTTGATCAGTGTGAGCGACAAAAGAAAGCAGGCATATGAAAAGGTGTCGGAGATCACAAGAAAATTGAAGATGCTCACGAATGAAAGTGATATACCACTGGTATTATTTTCGCAGCTGAATAGGGGTATAGAAGCCCGGCAGAATAAACGGCCGATGCTTTCAGATCTGAGGGATTCCGGATCAATCGAACAAGATAGCAATGTTGTAGGCTTCCTTTACGCAGAGGAGCAGGAAGGCCAGGAAGAAATAACGTACCTGGATATTAAGAAAAACCGTGAAGGCAATATAGGGGTTAATAAATTCCACTTTGATAAAGCTGCAATGAGGTTTGAGGAGAGATACCAATGA
- a CDS encoding helix-turn-helix domain-containing protein — MASNSSNLSFEFSADSKAEIQNIFRDLAKQAVSEVMQSPVERKMFLNKSEAQTYIGVSYATLQKLIAQGLPVIQIDGKILLSKVSINEFLKSIEK; from the coding sequence ATGGCAAGCAATTCAAGCAATCTATCATTTGAATTTTCTGCAGATTCAAAAGCAGAAATTCAGAACATTTTTCGAGACTTGGCCAAACAAGCAGTAAGCGAGGTGATGCAAAGTCCTGTCGAAAGAAAAATGTTTCTTAATAAGTCTGAGGCACAGACATACATCGGTGTGAGCTATGCAACGCTGCAAAAACTCATTGCCCAGGGCCTGCCGGTGATTCAGATTGATGGAAAGATACTTTTATCAAAAGTCAGCATAAACGAGTTTTTAAAATCCATCGAGAAATAA
- the rpsD gene encoding 30S ribosomal protein S4 → MSRYTGPSWKQARRLGISLLGTGKELERRPYVPGQHGPNNRKKLSEYAMQLQEKQKLRHMYGMNERQFATLFKKAGKIKEGKHGVNFMILLEQRLDNVVYRLGLASTRRQARQLVNHGHVTVDGKRVDIPSYEVSVGQVIGLREKSKNLVVVKAAAEALFGRPDFITFDEEKLEGSLNRLPVREELPAEIDESFVVEYYNKLG, encoded by the coding sequence ATGTCACGTTATACAGGACCAAGTTGGAAACAAGCTCGTCGTCTAGGCATCTCCCTTTTGGGAACAGGTAAAGAATTGGAGCGTCGTCCATACGTTCCAGGTCAACACGGCCCTAACAACCGTAAAAAATTATCTGAATATGCTATGCAATTGCAAGAAAAACAAAAATTGCGTCACATGTACGGTATGAACGAACGTCAATTCGCAACTTTATTCAAAAAAGCTGGTAAAATCAAAGAAGGTAAACACGGTGTTAACTTCATGATCTTATTGGAACAACGTTTGGATAACGTAGTTTACCGTCTAGGTTTAGCTTCTACTCGTCGTCAAGCACGTCAATTAGTTAACCACGGTCACGTAACTGTCGATGGCAAACGTGTCGATATCCCTTCATACGAAGTATCTGTCGGCCAAGTAATCGGCTTGCGCGAAAAATCTAAAAACTTGGTAGTTGTTAAAGCAGCTGCTGAAGCTTTGTTCGGACGTCCTGACTTCATTACTTTCGACGAAGAAAAATTAGAAGGTTCATTGAACCGTCTGCCAGTTCGCGAAGAATTGCCAGCTGAAATCGATGAGTCATTCGTAGTAGAATACTACAACAAATTAGGTTAA
- a CDS encoding iron chelate uptake ABC transporter family permease subunit: MLKKLLLVLIVTGAIVLSLGVGTAAFSVEQFLVGSNTDRLILLSSRLPRTITVLLAGAGLSLSGLIMQSLTQNRFAAPDTVGTVDAARVGMLCGMIFFPGLSVVGKMTLSFLFASVGTFLFLVVVNRLPFKSQMTIPLLGLMYGNILGGIANFFAFRFNVTQNLSAWMQGDFSLVIKGQYEGMYLIFLLFLALYYFADHFTVARFGKDAAKNLGLPFEAVLFLGTLFVSLAVAVILSTVGNLPFLGVIIPNLVSLRFGDNVRNTHGKVALFGAIFLLLCDVFARSIIPPYEIPVETVLGVFGGGLFLWLLLKGGRTA, from the coding sequence ATGTTGAAGAAATTGTTGCTTGTTCTGATTGTGACGGGAGCGATTGTGCTTTCCCTTGGGGTGGGGACTGCTGCGTTTTCGGTGGAACAGTTTTTGGTCGGAAGCAACACGGACCGTTTGATATTATTGTCGTCACGGTTGCCGAGGACCATTACGGTTCTCTTGGCGGGAGCGGGCTTGTCATTATCCGGGTTGATCATGCAATCATTGACGCAGAACCGTTTTGCCGCTCCTGATACAGTCGGAACAGTGGATGCGGCGAGAGTAGGGATGCTTTGCGGCATGATTTTCTTTCCGGGTTTATCGGTTGTGGGAAAGATGACACTTTCCTTCCTCTTTGCGTCGGTGGGGACCTTCCTGTTTTTGGTGGTGGTGAATCGCTTGCCTTTCAAGAGCCAGATGACGATCCCTTTACTGGGGTTGATGTACGGAAATATTTTGGGAGGCATCGCCAATTTTTTTGCTTTCCGATTCAACGTCACTCAAAATCTTTCAGCTTGGATGCAAGGGGATTTCTCGTTGGTCATCAAAGGGCAATATGAGGGGATGTACCTCATTTTCCTGTTGTTTTTGGCACTTTATTATTTTGCCGACCATTTTACGGTTGCGCGCTTCGGGAAAGACGCGGCCAAAAACCTCGGCCTGCCTTTTGAAGCCGTCCTGTTCCTCGGGACGCTTTTCGTCTCCTTGGCTGTAGCTGTCATTCTGAGTACGGTCGGCAATCTGCCGTTTTTGGGAGTCATCATCCCGAACCTCGTATCGTTGCGCTTCGGAGACAACGTCCGCAATACTCACGGCAAGGTTGCACTTTTCGGAGCGATTTTCCTGTTGCTGTGCGACGTCTTTGCGCGTTCGATCATTCCTCCGTACGAAATACCGGTGGAAACGGTGTTGGGTGTTTTCGGCGGCGGCTTGTTCTTGTGGCTGTTGCTGAAGGGAGGGCGGACTGCATGA